A region from the Variovorax sp. RKNM96 genome encodes:
- a CDS encoding GntR family transcriptional regulator, which yields MRLVPNSLHDEVAATLREQIFEGTLAPGSFLDEVALCERLSISRTPLREALKVLTAEGLLRHEPRRGCFVNEVTERDLDEIFPVIALLEGRCAYEAARNASDAELHELDGLHERLERHAKARRINDYYATNHIIHEAIIKLADNRWLAQVIGDLRKILKLARLQQLHAPGRLDQSLSEHLAVFAALKARDSEGADAAMRTHLTRQREALREVARQQKSRVMP from the coding sequence ATGCGCCTGGTCCCCAACTCCCTGCACGATGAAGTCGCCGCGACGCTCCGCGAGCAGATCTTCGAGGGCACGCTGGCGCCGGGCAGTTTCCTGGACGAGGTGGCGCTGTGCGAGCGGCTTTCCATCTCCCGCACGCCGCTGCGCGAGGCGCTCAAGGTGCTCACCGCCGAAGGGCTGCTGCGGCACGAACCGCGTCGCGGCTGCTTCGTCAATGAAGTGACCGAGCGTGACCTCGACGAGATCTTCCCGGTGATCGCGCTGCTCGAAGGCCGCTGCGCCTACGAGGCCGCCCGCAATGCGAGCGATGCCGAGCTGCACGAGCTCGACGGGCTGCACGAGCGCCTGGAGCGCCATGCCAAGGCGCGCCGCATCAACGACTACTACGCCACCAACCACATCATTCACGAGGCGATCATCAAGCTCGCCGACAACCGGTGGCTCGCGCAGGTGATCGGCGACCTGCGCAAGATATTGAAGCTCGCGCGCCTGCAGCAGCTGCATGCGCCGGGCCGGCTCGACCAGAGCCTGTCGGAGCACCTGGCCGTGTTCGCGGCGCTCAAGGCGCGCGACAGCGAAGGCGCCGACGCCGCCATGCGCACGCACCTGACGCGGCAACGCGAAGCGCTGCGCGAAGTCGCGCGGCAACAGAAATCCAGGGTGATGCCGTGA
- a CDS encoding malonyl-CoA decarboxylase gives MSATEWFQARLRSGEKSKVPVAPESMAKSVAKNTLKPSERTTAERLQVTLRKADEALSPRALRRVLADLQAVIDPRVSEVEGGRRAHAIAQAYADAAPEERRDYWALMSEHFAADAQKLKTARDQHQAAVGTPDEGQAELKLRRALVSPRMRLLQRFAVEPAGMRFLVDLRADLLPCLKADKRLLALDAELEQLFSTWFDVAFLELRRIDWDSPASLIEKLIRYEAVHDIKSWSDVKNRLDDSDRRCYGFFHPRLPNEPLIFVEVALVDRISDGITPLLDEAAVPVLPAKATTAIFYSISNTQTGLRGVSFGDSLIKRVVETLQDELPRLKTFATLSPIPGFRTWLAKNAADLMPRLDEKREAELGRLVGSVPPTAERLLAAVEAAATFDAKSPLRQWLLQAAAEYLGHALVDGTPADPVARFHLGNGARVERLNWAGDPSPKGHKQSYGLMVNYLYDLKRLDKHRTWLGDGKVAVSGDIESLFFKKG, from the coding sequence ATGAGTGCGACCGAATGGTTCCAGGCGCGGCTGCGTTCTGGCGAAAAATCCAAGGTGCCCGTGGCACCCGAAAGCATGGCAAAGAGCGTGGCCAAGAACACGCTCAAGCCCAGCGAGCGCACGACTGCCGAGCGCCTGCAGGTCACGCTGCGCAAGGCCGACGAGGCCCTGTCGCCGCGCGCGCTGCGCCGTGTGCTCGCCGACCTGCAGGCGGTGATCGACCCTCGCGTGAGCGAGGTCGAAGGCGGCCGTCGGGCCCATGCCATCGCGCAGGCCTACGCCGATGCCGCGCCCGAAGAGCGCCGCGACTACTGGGCCCTGATGAGCGAGCATTTCGCCGCCGACGCGCAAAAGCTCAAGACCGCGCGCGACCAGCACCAGGCCGCGGTCGGCACGCCCGACGAAGGGCAGGCCGAATTGAAGCTGCGCCGCGCGCTCGTCTCGCCGCGCATGCGCCTCCTGCAGCGCTTCGCGGTCGAGCCCGCGGGCATGCGCTTTCTGGTCGACCTGCGTGCCGACCTGCTGCCGTGCCTGAAGGCCGACAAGCGCCTGCTCGCGCTCGATGCCGAACTCGAACAGCTCTTCTCCACCTGGTTCGACGTCGCGTTTCTCGAGCTGCGCCGCATCGACTGGGATTCGCCGGCCTCGCTGATCGAGAAGCTCATCCGCTACGAGGCGGTGCACGACATCAAGAGCTGGTCCGATGTGAAGAACCGGCTGGACGACAGCGACCGCCGCTGCTACGGCTTCTTCCACCCGCGCCTGCCCAATGAGCCGCTGATCTTTGTCGAAGTGGCGCTGGTCGACCGCATCAGCGACGGCATCACGCCGCTGCTCGACGAGGCGGCCGTGCCGGTGCTGCCCGCCAAGGCGACCACCGCGATCTTCTATTCGATCAGCAACACCCAGACCGGCCTGCGCGGCGTGAGCTTCGGGGATTCGCTCATCAAGCGCGTGGTCGAGACGCTGCAGGACGAGCTGCCGCGCCTGAAGACCTTCGCCACGCTCTCGCCGATTCCGGGCTTTCGCACCTGGCTGGCCAAGAATGCGGCCGATCTCATGCCGCGCCTGGACGAGAAGCGCGAGGCCGAACTCGGCCGCCTCGTCGGCTCGGTGCCGCCCACGGCCGAGCGCCTGCTCGCTGCCGTCGAGGCTGCCGCTACCTTCGACGCCAAGTCGCCGCTGCGCCAATGGCTGCTGCAGGCGGCTGCCGAGTACCTGGGTCACGCGCTGGTGGACGGCACGCCGGCCGACCCCGTGGCGCGCTTCCATCTGGGCAATGGCGCGCGGGTGGAGCGGCTGAACTGGGCCGGCGATCCGTCGCCCAAGGGGCACAAGCAGTCGTACGGGCTCATGGTCAACTACCTGTATGACCTCAAGCGCCTGGACAAGCATCGGACCTGGCTGGGCGATGGCAAGGTCGCGGTATCGGGAGACATCGAAAGCCTGTTCTTCAAAAAAGGCTGA
- a CDS encoding tripartite tricarboxylate transporter substrate binding protein: MNQSFQRRDVLRVAAAGAAVLCGAARAQGWPTKPVTMIVPFPAGGGTDAFARPLSGQFTKVAGQTLVIDNRGGAGGTLGASIAAKAPADGYTLFMGAVHHAIAPSVYPKLDYDIEKDFVPLMLLANVPQVVVINPKRVQANTIQEFIALVKRNPGKFNYGSAGSGTSHHLAGELFKIQTGTFITHIPYRGAGPALSDLISGNVDLMFDGLGSSAQHIKSGRIKALMVAGTKRNPAFPDVPCAAEVGLPDYTVTTWYGLWAPKNTPAEAQARAVDDMKKALATDDLKSIWAQNGSEIPTLTMAAYGGFVNAEIKRWAAVVKASGAKLE, encoded by the coding sequence ATGAACCAGAGTTTTCAGCGACGTGACGTTCTGCGTGTGGCCGCCGCCGGTGCGGCCGTTCTTTGCGGCGCCGCGCGCGCCCAGGGCTGGCCGACCAAGCCGGTGACGATGATCGTGCCGTTCCCGGCCGGCGGCGGCACCGATGCGTTTGCGCGGCCGCTCTCGGGCCAGTTCACCAAGGTGGCGGGCCAGACGCTGGTGATCGACAACCGCGGCGGCGCCGGCGGCACGCTGGGCGCGAGCATCGCGGCCAAGGCGCCGGCCGACGGCTACACGCTCTTCATGGGCGCCGTGCACCACGCGATCGCGCCCTCGGTGTACCCCAAGCTCGACTACGACATCGAGAAGGACTTCGTGCCACTGATGCTGCTGGCCAACGTACCGCAGGTGGTGGTCATCAACCCCAAGCGCGTGCAGGCCAACACGATCCAGGAATTCATTGCGCTGGTGAAGCGCAACCCGGGCAAGTTCAACTACGGCTCGGCCGGCTCGGGCACGTCGCACCACCTGGCGGGCGAGCTCTTCAAGATCCAGACCGGCACCTTCATCACCCACATCCCGTACCGCGGCGCGGGCCCGGCGCTGTCGGACCTGATCTCGGGCAACGTCGACCTGATGTTCGACGGCCTGGGTTCCTCGGCCCAGCACATCAAGAGCGGCCGCATCAAGGCGCTGATGGTCGCCGGCACCAAGCGCAACCCGGCGTTCCCCGACGTGCCGTGCGCCGCCGAAGTGGGCCTGCCCGACTACACCGTGACCACCTGGTACGGCCTCTGGGCACCGAAGAACACGCCGGCCGAAGCGCAGGCGCGCGCGGTCGACGACATGAAGAAGGCGCTCGCCACCGACGACCTCAAGTCGATCTGGGCGCAGAACGGCTCCGAGATCCCGACTCTGACCATGGCGGCGTACGGCGGCTTCGTGAACGCCGAAATCAAGCGCTGGGCCGCGGTCGTGAAAGCGTCGGGCGCCAAGCTCGAATGA
- a CDS encoding enoyl-CoA hydratase-related protein has product MTAAGTVSLRREGAVAVVTLSNAGRLNAMTRAMWRALRAVFADLDDAGVRCIVIRGEGGAFCAGGDISEYPSFRFEEPSLREFHENEVWAALQALLDCPVPLVAQIEGACMGAGIEIASCCDIRIAGASAKFGAPIAKLGFPMAPREAALVHGAIGDVLARDMLLAAGVHGAQRLYDAGFLLQVLPDNEVATAVQVHADRIAALAPQAARLHKRTFAMLKAGAPSTESLLATAYDYADSAEHREGIAAFLAKRTPNF; this is encoded by the coding sequence ATGACGGCTGCGGGCACTGTGTCGCTGCGCCGCGAAGGCGCGGTGGCGGTCGTCACGCTGTCGAACGCGGGCCGCCTCAATGCGATGACGCGCGCGATGTGGCGCGCGCTGCGCGCGGTGTTCGCGGACCTGGACGATGCAGGCGTTCGATGCATCGTGATCCGCGGGGAGGGCGGGGCCTTCTGCGCGGGCGGCGACATCTCCGAATACCCGTCGTTCCGATTCGAAGAGCCGAGCCTGCGCGAATTTCACGAGAACGAAGTCTGGGCCGCGCTGCAGGCGCTGCTCGACTGCCCCGTGCCGCTGGTCGCGCAGATCGAGGGCGCCTGCATGGGCGCCGGCATCGAGATCGCGAGCTGCTGTGACATCCGTATTGCCGGCGCTTCCGCCAAGTTCGGTGCGCCGATCGCGAAGCTGGGCTTTCCGATGGCGCCGCGCGAAGCGGCCCTCGTGCACGGCGCCATCGGCGATGTGCTCGCGCGCGACATGCTGCTGGCCGCCGGCGTGCACGGCGCGCAGCGCCTGTACGACGCAGGCTTCCTGCTGCAGGTGCTGCCCGACAACGAGGTCGCGACCGCAGTGCAGGTGCACGCCGACCGCATCGCCGCGCTCGCGCCGCAGGCCGCGCGCCTGCACAAGCGCACCTTTGCCATGCTGAAGGCCGGCGCGCCATCCACAGAGAGCCTGCTCGCCACGGCCTACGACTACGCCGATTCCGCCGAGCACCGCGAAGGCATCGCTGCCTTCCTTGCCAAGCGCACACCGAATTTCTGA
- a CDS encoding malonyl-CoA synthase, which translates to MKKPTNANLFAALRAAFPADLDGIAVETDNGLFYSWRDLERASAMIANLLDALKLEKGARIAVQVEKSVEAMLLYLATLRAGYVFLPLNTAYQSAEIEYFIGNAEPAVVVCTSRNASWVGPIANAAGTRHVFTLDDDRTGTLLEVAAQCSDKHTPAKKSPDDLAAILYTSGTTGRSKGAMLTHGNLLSNAEVLKDYWGWTPGDVLVHTLPIFHVHGLFVALHGALLNGSKMLWFSKFDPKRIVAKLPEATVFMGVPTLYVRLLAEPGLTREAVRNMRLFVAGSAPLLIETFDEWRERTGHTILERYGMSETIMLTSNPYKPEQGERRGGTVGFALPGVQLRVRDENGNDCTTDEIGGIEVDGPNVFAGYWRMPEKTAEEFTADGFFKTGDVGKIDGRGYITIVGRSKDLIISGGYNVYPAEIEGYINEMAGVAESAVIGVPHPDFGEVGVAIVIAKAGSVIDADAIVAELKSKLANFKIPKRCFVVPELPRNTMGKVQKALLRAEHKGLFA; encoded by the coding sequence ATGAAGAAGCCAACCAACGCCAACCTGTTCGCCGCCTTGCGCGCGGCCTTTCCCGCCGACCTCGACGGCATCGCGGTCGAGACCGACAACGGCCTTTTCTATTCGTGGCGCGACCTCGAACGCGCGAGCGCGATGATCGCCAACCTGCTCGATGCGCTGAAGCTCGAGAAGGGCGCGCGCATCGCGGTGCAGGTCGAGAAATCGGTCGAGGCGATGCTGCTGTACCTCGCCACGCTGCGCGCAGGCTATGTGTTCCTGCCGCTCAACACCGCCTACCAGAGCGCCGAGATCGAATACTTCATCGGCAACGCCGAGCCCGCCGTGGTGGTGTGCACCAGCCGCAATGCATCGTGGGTTGGGCCCATCGCCAACGCGGCGGGCACGCGCCATGTGTTCACGCTCGACGACGACCGCACCGGCACGCTGCTCGAAGTGGCCGCGCAGTGCAGCGACAAGCACACGCCCGCGAAGAAGTCGCCCGATGACCTCGCCGCGATCCTCTACACCAGCGGCACCACCGGCCGCAGCAAGGGCGCGATGCTCACGCACGGCAACCTGCTGTCGAATGCCGAGGTGCTCAAGGACTACTGGGGCTGGACGCCGGGCGATGTGCTCGTCCACACGCTGCCCATCTTCCACGTGCACGGCCTCTTCGTCGCACTGCACGGCGCGCTGCTCAATGGCAGCAAGATGCTGTGGTTCTCCAAGTTCGACCCCAAGCGCATCGTCGCCAAGCTGCCCGAGGCCACCGTGTTCATGGGCGTGCCCACGCTCTACGTGCGCCTCCTGGCCGAGCCGGGCCTCACGCGCGAAGCGGTGCGCAACATGCGGCTCTTCGTCGCGGGCTCAGCGCCCCTGTTGATCGAGACCTTCGACGAATGGCGTGAACGCACCGGCCACACCATCCTCGAGCGCTATGGCATGAGCGAGACCATCATGCTCACTTCCAACCCCTACAAGCCCGAGCAGGGCGAGCGCCGCGGCGGTACCGTCGGCTTCGCCTTGCCGGGCGTGCAGCTGCGCGTGCGCGACGAGAACGGCAACGACTGCACCACCGACGAGATCGGCGGCATCGAGGTCGACGGCCCCAACGTGTTTGCCGGCTACTGGCGCATGCCCGAGAAGACGGCCGAGGAGTTCACCGCCGACGGCTTCTTCAAGACCGGCGACGTCGGCAAGATCGACGGCCGCGGCTACATCACCATCGTCGGCCGCAGCAAGGACCTGATCATCAGCGGCGGCTACAACGTCTACCCGGCCGAGATCGAGGGCTACATCAACGAGATGGCCGGCGTGGCCGAGAGCGCGGTGATCGGCGTGCCGCACCCCGACTTCGGCGAGGTGGGCGTGGCCATCGTGATCGCCAAGGCAGGCTCGGTGATCGATGCCGATGCGATCGTGGCGGAGCTCAAGTCGAAGCTTGCCAACTTCAAGATTCCCAAGCGCTGCTTCGTCGTGCCGGAGCTGCCGCGCAACACGATGGGCAAGGTGCAGAAGGCGCTGCTGCGCGCCGAGCACAAGGGGTTGTTCGCCTAG
- a CDS encoding serine hydrolase, whose product MWSDLESLVEASMQEWKVPGLALAVIQDGEVVLQKGYGVRDTDTGLPVTTDTQFLLCSITKSFTAAGLGLLVDERKLDWDRPVREVLPEFRLHDPVATERLTVRDLLCHHSGLPRHDWIHMPGDLSGTQMLPLLRHLMPNRELRQTFQYSNLGYMVAGAVAERISGQHWEDFTTERLLEPLGFRHFGFTIEALAAADDAARPHAMVGDACVPSPLWPIRTTPGGGINASVTDLAKWARFLLDEGKANGVPLLSARALRDMATPRVHIGRSEYPEIGDSHYGLGLFCENYRGDRTLAHSGSWLGWGTLMTVMPERRAGVVVLTNRAPSAVTSILTCAVLDRISGREPIDWFARFAPKRRQAVAQQAVDRKTREASRHSGTQPSHALDDYVGGYAHPAYGRIDIARDDDRPDGLHWQWRGLGGPLAHRHYDVFTTPEKPTEFYPDNMALTFLYDREGCIDRITAQFEPMVSDIVFQRLAGGDVLDPAFCALCTGIYMHAGRSIDVRRDAKGALSLTIEGKPTQSLMPADGRTFHIAHFEGFRLEFRRPSPGTVDAVIFHEPGGSFLALRATEV is encoded by the coding sequence ATGTGGAGCGATCTCGAAAGCCTCGTCGAAGCCTCGATGCAGGAATGGAAAGTGCCCGGCCTCGCGCTGGCGGTGATTCAAGACGGCGAGGTGGTGCTGCAGAAGGGCTACGGCGTGCGCGACACCGACACCGGCCTGCCCGTGACCACCGACACGCAGTTCCTGCTGTGCTCGATCACCAAGTCGTTCACCGCTGCGGGCCTCGGCCTGCTCGTCGACGAACGCAAGCTCGACTGGGACCGGCCGGTGCGCGAGGTGCTCCCCGAATTCCGCCTGCACGACCCGGTGGCGACCGAGCGGCTCACGGTGCGCGACCTCTTGTGCCACCACAGTGGGCTACCGCGGCATGACTGGATTCACATGCCCGGCGACCTCTCGGGTACGCAGATGCTGCCGCTGCTGCGCCACCTCATGCCCAACCGCGAATTGCGCCAGACTTTCCAGTACTCGAACCTGGGCTACATGGTCGCCGGCGCGGTCGCGGAACGGATCAGCGGCCAGCACTGGGAAGACTTCACCACCGAGCGCTTGCTCGAGCCGCTGGGCTTCAGGCATTTCGGCTTCACCATCGAAGCCCTGGCCGCGGCCGACGATGCGGCCCGGCCCCACGCGATGGTCGGCGATGCGTGCGTCCCCTCCCCGCTGTGGCCGATCCGCACAACACCGGGCGGCGGCATCAACGCCTCGGTGACCGATCTTGCGAAGTGGGCCAGGTTCCTGCTCGACGAGGGCAAGGCGAACGGCGTGCCGCTTCTCTCCGCGCGGGCGCTGCGCGACATGGCGACGCCGCGCGTGCACATAGGCCGTTCCGAATACCCCGAAATCGGTGATTCCCACTACGGCCTGGGTCTCTTCTGCGAGAACTACCGCGGCGACCGCACGCTCGCGCATTCGGGCTCCTGGCTCGGCTGGGGCACGCTGATGACGGTGATGCCCGAGCGGCGTGCCGGCGTCGTGGTGCTGACGAACCGCGCACCGAGCGCGGTCACTTCCATCCTCACCTGCGCGGTGCTCGACCGCATCAGTGGACGCGAACCCATCGACTGGTTCGCGCGCTTCGCGCCCAAGCGCCGGCAGGCCGTCGCGCAGCAAGCGGTCGACAGAAAGACCCGCGAGGCGTCACGCCACAGCGGCACGCAACCCAGTCATGCGCTGGACGACTACGTGGGCGGCTACGCGCATCCGGCCTATGGACGCATCGACATCGCCCGGGACGATGACAGGCCCGACGGGCTCCATTGGCAATGGCGCGGACTGGGCGGCCCGTTGGCGCACCGGCACTACGACGTGTTCACCACGCCGGAGAAGCCGACCGAGTTCTACCCCGACAACATGGCATTGACCTTCCTCTATGACCGGGAAGGCTGCATCGACCGCATCACCGCGCAGTTCGAGCCCATGGTGTCCGACATCGTTTTTCAGCGCCTGGCCGGGGGCGACGTGCTGGACCCTGCGTTTTGCGCGCTGTGCACCGGCATCTACATGCACGCCGGTCGGTCCATCGATGTGCGGCGCGATGCCAAGGGCGCGCTGAGCCTGACGATTGAAGGCAAGCCGACACAAAGCCTCATGCCTGCCGACGGGCGCACCTTCCATATCGCCCACTTCGAAGGCTTTCGCCTAGAGTTCCGCCGGCCCTCGCCGGGCACCGTCGACGCGGTGATCTTTCACGAGCCTGGCGGCAGCTTCCTTGCGCTGAGGGCGACCGAAGTCTAG
- a CDS encoding phenylacetaldoxime dehydratase family protein, with product MESAIAEHLKCPRTRHRRVEDDYTPPYPVWSARASTSVTQVVMGYFGLQSRGPEMQGRACAVLMKIARDFALPDGPGHHDLAHHVDADGFDNMVAIAYWDDAAAFARWSATPAIDAWWRSDERLAEGLGYFREIASPRVEHFETMFNTPDRFEGVGVVMGEVSGELQEHGYWGSMRDRIPLSQTDALSPLGTRAVVAGTPAPGQRVRIAGHENIAMIRSGQEWTETTGQERTLYLEDMEPVLREGMEFLRDQGLGIGCYSNRYMHHLDAKGAPLQKSFGLSYWRSLADMERWAESHPTHVAIFGSFMRYVQALNFQLQLRVYHEVSVLKADEQSYEYINCHARSGLMNGLAAT from the coding sequence ATGGAATCCGCCATCGCCGAGCACCTGAAATGCCCCCGTACGCGGCACCGCCGCGTCGAGGACGACTACACGCCGCCCTACCCCGTCTGGTCGGCCCGCGCCTCGACCTCGGTGACGCAGGTCGTGATGGGCTATTTCGGCTTGCAGTCGCGCGGCCCCGAGATGCAGGGCCGCGCCTGCGCCGTGCTGATGAAGATCGCGCGCGACTTCGCGCTGCCCGACGGACCGGGCCATCATGACCTCGCGCACCACGTCGATGCCGATGGCTTCGACAACATGGTCGCCATCGCCTACTGGGACGACGCCGCGGCCTTCGCGCGCTGGAGCGCCACGCCCGCCATCGACGCATGGTGGCGCTCGGACGAACGCCTCGCGGAAGGCCTTGGCTATTTCCGCGAAATCGCCTCGCCGCGCGTCGAGCACTTCGAGACCATGTTCAACACGCCCGACCGCTTCGAGGGCGTCGGCGTGGTCATGGGCGAGGTCAGCGGCGAGCTGCAGGAGCACGGCTACTGGGGATCGATGCGCGACCGCATTCCGCTCTCGCAGACCGATGCGCTGTCGCCCTTAGGCACGCGTGCCGTCGTCGCAGGCACGCCGGCACCGGGCCAGCGCGTGCGCATCGCGGGCCACGAGAACATCGCGATGATCCGTTCAGGCCAGGAGTGGACCGAGACCACCGGCCAGGAGCGCACGCTCTACCTGGAAGACATGGAGCCGGTGCTGCGCGAAGGCATGGAGTTCCTCCGCGACCAGGGCCTGGGCATCGGCTGCTACAGCAACCGCTACATGCACCACCTCGATGCGAAGGGCGCGCCATTGCAGAAATCATTCGGCCTGAGCTACTGGCGCTCGCTCGCCGACATGGAACGCTGGGCCGAATCGCACCCGACGCATGTCGCGATCTTCGGCAGCTTCATGCGCTACGTGCAGGCGCTGAACTTCCAGCTGCAGCTGCGCGTGTACCACGAGGTGTCGGTGCTCAAGGCCGACGAGCAGAGCTATGAATACATCAACTGCCACGCGCGCAGCGGGCTCATGAACGGGCTGGCGGCGACATAG
- a CDS encoding carbon-nitrogen hydrolase family protein yields MPTTVHPKLRVAAVQAAPVFLDLDGTIDKTIDLMAQAAGQGVKLIAFPETWVPGYPWWIWLDSPAWGMQFVQRYNDNALVVGSAEFDRIKEAARKHRIWVSLGYSEKAAGSLYIAQALIDDQGNTVQTRRKLKPTHVERTVFGEGDGSDLAVVETAIGNVGSLSCWEHLQPLSKYAMYAQNEQIHCGAWPSFSLYRGAAYALGPEVNNAASQVYAVEGQCFVVAPCATVSPAMSELMCTDAGKQQMLRTGGGYARIYAPDGSPLGTPLAEDQEGLVIADIDLGMISLAKAAADPSGHYSRPDVTQLLLNKTRREPVVLQRSPEPESSVPEAVTAGTEPRLQLAA; encoded by the coding sequence ATGCCCACCACAGTTCACCCCAAGCTCCGCGTCGCTGCCGTGCAGGCCGCGCCCGTGTTCCTCGACCTCGACGGCACCATCGACAAGACCATCGACCTCATGGCCCAGGCCGCGGGCCAGGGCGTGAAGCTCATCGCCTTTCCCGAGACCTGGGTGCCCGGCTACCCGTGGTGGATCTGGCTCGATTCGCCCGCCTGGGGCATGCAGTTCGTGCAGCGCTACAACGACAACGCGCTGGTGGTCGGCTCGGCCGAGTTCGACCGCATCAAGGAGGCTGCGCGCAAGCACAGGATCTGGGTGTCGCTCGGCTACAGCGAGAAGGCCGCGGGCAGCCTCTACATTGCACAGGCGCTGATCGACGACCAGGGCAACACCGTGCAGACGCGCCGCAAGCTCAAGCCCACGCACGTGGAGCGCACCGTGTTCGGCGAAGGCGACGGTTCCGACCTCGCGGTGGTCGAGACGGCCATCGGCAATGTCGGATCGCTCTCTTGCTGGGAGCACCTGCAGCCGCTCAGCAAGTACGCGATGTATGCGCAGAACGAGCAGATCCACTGCGGCGCATGGCCCAGCTTCTCGCTCTACCGCGGCGCGGCCTATGCACTCGGGCCGGAGGTCAACAACGCCGCGAGCCAGGTCTACGCGGTCGAGGGCCAGTGCTTCGTGGTCGCACCGTGCGCCACGGTCTCGCCTGCGATGAGCGAGCTGATGTGCACCGATGCCGGCAAGCAACAGATGCTGCGCACCGGCGGCGGCTACGCACGCATCTACGCGCCCGACGGCTCGCCGCTCGGCACACCGCTGGCCGAAGACCAGGAAGGCCTGGTGATTGCCGACATCGACCTGGGCATGATCTCGCTCGCCAAGGCGGCGGCCGATCCGAGCGGCCACTACTCGCGACCCGACGTCACGCAGTTGCTGCTCAACAAGACGCGACGCGAGCCTGTGGTGCTGCAGCGCTCGCCCGAGCCCGAGAGCAGCGTGCCGGAAGCGGTGACCGCGGGCACCGAGCCGCGCCTGCAGCTCGCGGCCTGA
- a CDS encoding helix-turn-helix domain-containing protein: MNQLLSTDAVARDQRLAYWTDMICNVYVQLGCDPVRPDDIGRFEGSIRQHSLPSLDVSVVKSGAQKVMRTSGHIARSGDDYFLVSIQAQGRGVVRQDGRDAVLSAGDFALYDSTRPYQLLFDDKFEQIVLKLPGERLRSELRDTEALTATTVSGREGAGHLLLGMIRTLREDIDTLQPASALAVANGVQSILVAGLQTLPAARAPSLSNLTAYHLARVKRCIDEQLADPSLSVGSIAASLGVSASHVHRVFKSEPLTPSQYIWERRLEACSRDLLEPRLAGKPVGEIAYGRGFNDAAHFSRAFRERFGCSPREWRQQRVQ; the protein is encoded by the coding sequence ATGAACCAGTTGCTCAGCACCGATGCCGTGGCGCGCGACCAGCGCCTGGCCTACTGGACCGACATGATCTGCAACGTCTACGTGCAGCTTGGGTGCGACCCGGTGCGGCCGGACGACATCGGCCGCTTCGAAGGCAGCATCCGCCAGCACTCGCTGCCCAGCCTCGATGTGTCGGTGGTGAAGTCGGGCGCGCAGAAGGTCATGCGCACGAGCGGGCACATCGCGCGCTCGGGCGACGACTATTTCCTCGTGAGCATCCAGGCGCAGGGGCGCGGCGTGGTGCGCCAGGACGGGCGCGACGCGGTGCTCTCGGCCGGCGACTTCGCGCTGTACGACAGCACGCGGCCCTACCAGCTGCTGTTCGACGACAAGTTCGAGCAGATCGTGCTCAAGCTGCCCGGCGAGCGCCTGCGCAGCGAGCTGCGCGATACCGAGGCGCTGACGGCGACCACGGTGTCGGGCAGGGAAGGTGCGGGGCATCTCCTGCTCGGCATGATCCGCACGCTGCGCGAAGACATCGACACGCTGCAGCCGGCATCAGCGCTTGCCGTGGCCAATGGCGTGCAGAGCATCCTCGTGGCGGGCCTGCAAACGCTGCCGGCGGCGCGTGCGCCATCGCTCAGCAACCTCACGGCGTACCACCTCGCGCGCGTGAAGCGGTGCATCGACGAGCAACTGGCCGATCCTTCGCTGTCGGTGGGCAGCATCGCGGCTTCGCTCGGGGTGTCGGCGAGCCACGTCCACCGCGTCTTCAAGAGCGAGCCGCTGACGCCCTCGCAGTACATCTGGGAACGCCGGCTCGAAGCCTGCAGCCGCGACCTGCTGGAGCCGCGTCTTGCAGGCAAGCCGGTGGGGGAGATCGCGTATGGGCGCGGCTTCAACGATGCGGCGCATTTCAGCCGCGCGTTCCGCGAGCGCTTCGGCTGCTCGCCGCGCGAGTGGCGGCAGCAGCGTGTGCAATAG
- a CDS encoding universal stress protein, producing the protein MKILIAVDGSAYTRKALDYLIANRAMFVDGHELIVVHVCTGISGHVTRHLTKEIVAEYYAEESAKVLDPVKALLAEKDIGNYTIDKRHGHPAEEILKSATATHAELIVLGTHGHGIFGRALMGSVATKVIGETDISVLLVQ; encoded by the coding sequence ATGAAAATCCTCATCGCCGTCGACGGCAGCGCCTACACCCGCAAGGCGCTCGACTACCTGATCGCCAACCGCGCGATGTTCGTGGACGGGCATGAGCTCATCGTGGTCCACGTGTGCACCGGCATCTCGGGCCATGTGACGCGGCACCTCACCAAGGAGATCGTCGCGGAGTACTACGCCGAAGAGAGCGCCAAGGTGCTCGATCCGGTGAAAGCGCTCCTGGCCGAGAAGGACATCGGCAACTACACGATCGACAAGCGCCACGGCCATCCGGCCGAGGAAATCCTCAAGTCGGCCACCGCCACGCATGCCGAGCTGATCGTGCTCGGCACCCACGGCCACGGCATCTTCGGACGCGCGCTGATGGGCTCGGTAGCCACCAAGGTGATCGGCGAAACCGATATCTCGGTGCTGCTGGTCCAGTAA